The following are from one region of the Nerophis ophidion isolate RoL-2023_Sa linkage group LG20, RoL_Noph_v1.0, whole genome shotgun sequence genome:
- the dctpp1 gene encoding glutamyl-tRNA(Gln) amidotransferase subunit B, mitochondrial, translating into MMASNGTTMNGGESGPAINGSTEEKKDAFTFSPQPTVEDIRRMQAEFTDERDWKQFHQPRNLLLALVGEVGEVSELFQWRGEVAEGLPDWSEAEREQLAHELSDVFIYLVELADKCRVDLPRAVLRKMALNRIKYPASKVHGSAKKYTEYD; encoded by the coding sequence ATGATGGCCTCGAACGGAACGACGATGAATGGCGGCGAGTCCGGCCCGGCTATTAATGGAAGTACGGAGGAAAAGAAAGACGCCTTCACCTTCAGCCCGCAGCCCACCGTGGAAGACATCCGCCGCATGCAAGCGGAGTTCACCGACGAGCGCGACTGGAAGCAGTTCCACCAGCCCCGCAACCTGCTGCTGGCCCTGGTCGGGGAGGTGGGCGAGGTGTCGGAGCTCTTCCAGTGGAGGGGCGAGGTGGCCGAGGGCCTGCCGGACTGGAGCGAGGCCGAGCGGGAGCAGCTGGCCCACGAACTCAGCGACGTGTTCATCTACCTGGTGGAGCTCGCCGACAAGTGCCGGGTGGATCTCCCCCGGGCGGTGCTGCGCAAGATGGCCCTCAACAGGATCAAGTACCCCGCCAGCAAAGTGCACGGCTCGGCCAAGAAGTACACGGAATATGACTGA